Proteins encoded by one window of uncultured Bacteroides sp.:
- a CDS encoding glycoside hydrolase family 16 protein gives MKKVTTLLLLSLCSIQQSCSSNDVDLKPKEEQDKTVFKENFDSFNGNVWTKEVHEAGWTNQELQAYDEAHVSIGTDDGKSVLILSAERKGNKIISGRVSTKGKKNFKYGRIEASIKIPKTANGLWPAFWMMGDNNKSWPQCGEIDIMEMGEHSGISSGTSETLFNTAIHYGANAATGHRQEYNLANVANSLQDGNYHTYSLDWSENNLIIAIDNITFYSFDINKSKESHDYFQDNFYLLFNLAVGGSFTGITNINGITALKDGEKVNMYIDWVKIFY, from the coding sequence ATGAAAAAAGTAACAACCTTATTGTTATTATCATTGTGTTCAATACAGCAATCTTGTTCATCTAATGATGTCGATTTAAAGCCAAAAGAAGAGCAAGATAAAACTGTTTTCAAAGAAAATTTTGATTCTTTTAATGGAAATGTATGGACTAAAGAAGTTCATGAAGCGGGATGGACCAATCAGGAACTTCAAGCATATGATGAGGCACATGTTTCAATTGGCACAGATGATGGTAAATCGGTATTGATTTTATCAGCTGAGCGCAAAGGAAACAAGATTATCTCTGGACGCGTAAGTACTAAAGGGAAAAAGAATTTCAAGTACGGAAGAATTGAAGCAAGCATAAAAATACCCAAAACCGCTAATGGACTGTGGCCTGCATTTTGGATGATGGGAGATAATAATAAATCTTGGCCACAATGTGGAGAAATAGACATAATGGAGATGGGTGAACACAGTGGCATTTCTTCTGGTACCTCTGAAACACTATTCAATACAGCAATTCATTATGGAGCCAATGCCGCAACAGGACATAGGCAAGAATATAATTTAGCGAATGTTGCCAACAGTTTGCAAGACGGTAATTACCATACCTATTCATTAGATTGGAGTGAAAATAACCTTATAATAGCCATTGATAATATTACATTTTATTCCTTCGATATAAACAAAAGTAAAGAAAGCCATGATTATTTTCAAGATAATTTCTATCTCTTGTTTAATTTGGCTGTAGGTGGCTCTTTCACCGGAATCACCAACATAAATGGCATTACAGCATTGAAGGATGGAGAAAAGGTGAATATGTATATTGACTGGGTAAAAATCTTTTATTAA
- a CDS encoding two-component regulator propeller domain-containing protein → MRILLKCLIALTLWIGGVTSKAELTNNMFNIRHLGYSEGLSSQRVFSIVEDNQGVMWIATKTGIDRYNGHIIKSYTLPGHFYYGDLAGRRLRLLYNEETGLWAYDHTGRIYHYSIKNDCFEKYLYLGDFISGEIILNKFYIDHKGMFWFGLNKGLYKKESGNRVIPIIREQYVNEIISVGKSLFVGTSTGVVQLLYSQLNKVHQLINGRDVQTLLYDSVKNELWIGTFNSGLLVMNVNTFNLSPFKEQYSNFLNPIRAITKYDSHSILVGIDGGGVYVVDINSKKAHLLMNTEDRTDNFLRGNGVYAVTKDHQGNIWIGSYTGGVSIAILLKYPIIILAHERGTLQSLANNNINDIEENINGDLWFATDLGISILNKSFGTWNHWLKGAVAVTLCKGENGSTWVGTYGDGVYLLDIQGHIIRHLTKQQGVLTTNHIFSIRRDMDGDLWIGGLDGSLLMMEKRGQYKRLYDIKWIQSIEVVNRDQIAVATVNGFCLVNKRTGNIQRYATAQEYHKQNTSAYIVAMLFNGDGTVWLGTEGGGLNLYNMHTRLSKTFTTSEGLPSNDVYSLHRDQIGRLWASTGKGLALIDHLHVSNLNYVGDIDKEYNKSSFAQLTNGKFAYGSTNGVVFIAPNAITGADYQAPLRFTGLTVDYISADEETLLRPIIHDMLSNGSARLDYSHNSFVVTFESINYRFQRDIAYQYILEGYDKYWSDLFVNGKAQYTNVSPGSYLFKVRSLRRSDGRIISERVLILKVSQPWWNSWWAWLFYICIFGAIFYFILRYKSNQIQKKYDEDKISFFINTAHDIRTPVTLVMAPLEDLCKEKGLSEKAQYFLKLARSNTRKLNTLITQLLEFEKVDTHKNQLVLTPLNLNDVLAEEVASFQSFCDKKQLHLSVSFPDEDVWVMADRYIVEMLLDNLISNACKYTMPQGDIHLCLNCTKRKAMIEVKDTGIGIPKKAWKHLFTDVYRAENALESHEIGTGFGLLQVQRIVKMLHGKISFQSEENKGSVFTVILRRIDDISTSVPNNTVVPRKILLPETEEVINYESREAQVINRQTVKDTLLIVEDHEALRYYLSKTFEQDYRVIGVPNGQEALSFLSNEYPDLILSDIMMPGIQGDELCKLVKDNPDTSGIPFILLTAKVNHDAVAEGLKKGADDYIPKPFSTEILKLKVQGLIENRNRQRDFFMRQAIEQVELNKNRINNEESNNITENPDSKVDEISIDTMSEGDRQFVIRATQFVIENLDGTDFNINILCQQMAMSRTLFYSRLKSLTGKAPQEFIRIIRLQKAAELLKEGKNVTEVAVETGFVNTKYFSSLFKKQFGVQPSKYQQND, encoded by the coding sequence ATGAGAATATTATTAAAATGTTTGATTGCTTTGACCTTATGGATAGGAGGAGTGACATCCAAGGCAGAACTGACTAATAACATGTTTAACATTAGGCATCTCGGTTATTCTGAAGGCCTAAGTAGTCAACGTGTGTTTTCAATTGTTGAAGACAATCAAGGTGTAATGTGGATTGCTACAAAAACAGGAATTGATCGCTATAATGGGCACATAATAAAGAGCTATACTTTACCGGGACATTTTTACTATGGTGATTTGGCCGGACGCAGACTTCGCTTATTGTATAATGAGGAAACTGGTCTTTGGGCTTATGATCATACTGGAAGAATTTACCATTATTCCATCAAAAATGACTGTTTTGAGAAATATCTATATTTAGGAGATTTTATTAGTGGGGAAATCATTCTGAATAAGTTTTATATTGATCATAAAGGTATGTTTTGGTTTGGGCTGAACAAAGGACTTTACAAGAAAGAATCTGGTAATCGTGTAATTCCTATTATTCGGGAACAATATGTAAATGAGATAATTTCTGTTGGAAAATCCCTTTTTGTTGGTACTTCTACTGGTGTAGTGCAGCTTTTATATTCTCAACTGAATAAAGTGCATCAGTTAATAAATGGCCGAGATGTACAAACTTTACTTTATGACTCTGTTAAAAATGAACTTTGGATAGGAACATTTAATAGTGGTTTGCTAGTTATGAATGTGAATACTTTTAACTTGTCTCCTTTTAAAGAGCAATATTCTAATTTTCTTAATCCGATACGAGCTATCACAAAGTATGATTCTCATTCAATATTAGTAGGAATAGATGGTGGAGGTGTGTATGTAGTAGATATAAACTCGAAAAAAGCCCATCTGCTTATGAATACAGAAGATAGAACAGATAATTTTTTAAGAGGTAATGGTGTTTATGCTGTGACTAAAGATCATCAAGGCAACATTTGGATAGGAAGTTATACAGGAGGGGTATCTATTGCTATTCTATTAAAATACCCTATTATAATATTGGCTCATGAGAGAGGAACCTTGCAATCTTTAGCAAATAATAATATTAATGATATAGAAGAAAATATTAATGGAGATTTGTGGTTTGCTACCGATCTTGGAATTAGTATTTTGAATAAATCTTTTGGAACATGGAATCATTGGTTAAAAGGTGCTGTGGCTGTGACATTATGTAAAGGAGAAAATGGTTCGACATGGGTAGGCACATATGGAGATGGCGTTTATCTTTTGGATATTCAGGGGCACATTATCAGGCATCTCACTAAACAGCAAGGAGTACTCACCACTAATCATATATTTTCTATAAGACGAGATATGGATGGAGATTTATGGATAGGAGGTTTGGATGGTTCTCTTTTGATGATGGAGAAAAGAGGACAATATAAACGATTATATGATATAAAATGGATTCAGTCTATAGAGGTGGTCAATCGCGACCAAATAGCTGTGGCAACAGTGAATGGATTTTGTTTGGTTAACAAACGCACTGGGAATATACAACGCTATGCAACAGCTCAGGAATATCATAAACAAAATACAAGTGCATATATTGTTGCTATGCTTTTCAATGGTGATGGTACTGTTTGGTTAGGTACTGAGGGAGGTGGATTGAATCTATATAACATGCATACTAGATTATCAAAGACTTTCACAACAAGTGAAGGTCTGCCATCTAACGATGTGTATAGTCTGCACCGTGACCAAATTGGGCGTTTATGGGCTAGCACAGGAAAAGGACTTGCATTAATAGATCACCTTCACGTATCAAACCTCAATTATGTGGGAGATATTGACAAAGAATACAATAAGTCGTCATTTGCACAATTAACAAATGGAAAATTTGCTTATGGCAGCACAAATGGCGTTGTCTTTATCGCTCCTAATGCCATTACTGGTGCAGACTATCAGGCCCCATTGCGATTTACTGGCCTTACAGTTGATTATATAAGTGCAGATGAAGAAACCCTTTTACGCCCTATCATTCACGATATGTTGTCTAACGGTTCAGCTCGACTTGATTATAGTCACAATTCATTTGTGGTCACATTTGAGTCAATAAATTATCGTTTTCAGCGTGATATTGCATATCAGTATATTTTAGAAGGATATGATAAATATTGGAGCGATCTTTTTGTTAATGGCAAAGCACAATATACAAATGTATCACCGGGGTCATATCTTTTTAAAGTTCGCAGCTTGCGTAGAAGTGATGGAAGGATAATTTCTGAACGTGTGCTTATACTTAAAGTATCTCAACCTTGGTGGAATTCTTGGTGGGCATGGCTCTTTTATATTTGTATTTTTGGAGCTATATTTTACTTTATTCTGCGGTACAAGAGTAATCAAATCCAAAAGAAATATGATGAAGATAAAATAAGTTTTTTTATTAATACGGCACATGACATTAGAACACCGGTAACACTTGTAATGGCACCATTGGAAGATTTGTGTAAAGAGAAGGGACTTTCTGAGAAAGCTCAATATTTCCTGAAACTGGCACGCAGTAATACTCGTAAACTTAATACATTGATTACGCAATTGCTTGAATTTGAAAAGGTTGACACTCATAAAAACCAACTTGTATTAACACCATTAAATCTTAATGATGTTTTGGCGGAAGAGGTTGCTAGCTTTCAATCATTTTGCGATAAAAAACAATTGCATTTGAGTGTTTCTTTTCCTGATGAAGATGTTTGGGTTATGGCAGATAGATATATCGTAGAGATGCTGTTAGATAATCTCATCTCCAATGCCTGTAAATACACAATGCCACAGGGTGATATTCACCTCTGTTTGAATTGTACAAAACGAAAGGCTATGATAGAGGTTAAGGATACAGGTATTGGTATTCCGAAAAAAGCATGGAAGCATTTGTTTACAGATGTTTACAGGGCTGAGAATGCGTTGGAATCGCATGAAATAGGAACTGGATTCGGCCTTTTGCAAGTGCAACGTATAGTTAAGATGCTGCATGGAAAGATCTCCTTTCAATCTGAAGAGAACAAAGGTAGTGTCTTTACTGTAATACTAAGAAGAATAGATGATATTTCTACGTCAGTTCCTAATAATACTGTTGTACCTCGGAAAATCTTACTTCCAGAAACAGAAGAAGTTATAAATTATGAAAGCAGAGAAGCACAAGTCATAAATAGACAGACGGTCAAAGATACTTTACTTATTGTAGAAGATCATGAGGCTCTTCGTTATTATTTAAGTAAAACTTTTGAGCAAGACTATCGAGTCATTGGAGTTCCTAATGGCCAAGAAGCATTATCATTTCTTTCAAATGAATACCCAGATTTAATCTTATCAGATATTATGATGCCAGGCATACAAGGAGATGAACTTTGCAAATTGGTTAAAGATAATCCCGATACATCAGGTATTCCATTCATACTACTTACAGCAAAAGTCAATCATGATGCAGTTGCTGAAGGATTAAAGAAAGGTGCAGACGATTATATTCCAAAACCTTTCAGTACTGAGATTCTCAAACTTAAAGTGCAGGGGTTGATAGAGAATCGAAACAGACAAAGAGACTTTTTTATGCGACAAGCTATTGAACAAGTAGAATTGAATAAAAATCGCATAAACAATGAAGAAAGTAATAATATAACAGAAAATCCTGATAGCAAAGTAGACGAGATTTCTATAGACACTATGTCGGAAGGTGATCGCCAGTTTGTTATACGAGCAACTCAATTCGTTATTGAAAATTTGGATGGCACTGATTTTAATATTAATATCTTATGCCAACAAATGGCCATGAGTCGAACTCTTTTTTATAGTCGTCTTAAATCTTTAACAGGGAAAGCACCGCAAGAATTTATTCGTATAATAAGGCTTCAAAAAGCAGCAGAATTATTAAAAGAAGGTAAAAACGTGACTGAGGTTGCTGTCGAAACTGGGTTTGTAAATACTAAGTATTTTAGTTCTTTATTCAAAAAACAATTCGGTGTTCAACCTAGCAAATACCAGCAAAACGATTAG
- a CDS encoding RagB/SusD family nutrient uptake outer membrane protein: MKNYISKAILALLVALSATSCSNFLDEELKSELAPDNTYTSSYGFEVGSSGLYAEARSEYNTWGENSAFMHNAACPYEALQIATDIATMGTKDGSIQPFGYLTLTPNTGIVGSYWNWAYSLIAGANEMLRYSEINTNWSKNTDKALYQAESRFFRAYAYRTLVYLYGDVPYVDKIQDQFRTDFTRTPKDEVILHMIEDLKFAVENLPENPDAVKVGKLTKWAAEHLLSEVYLMQGDYAKAEIAAENVINSGYFHLMENRFGGKVNSKGDVFSDLFVENNQNRSSGNMESIWVMQFEYNTTGGGTNSDDWTRRAWEPKYSEITGFVLADSLGGRGLSQLVPMKWWIGKDSGFFDENDIRNSEYNIKRNWYYNNAKTNLYGKKAEITDATWFTTFRLYPALTKFFYGRSENLSLTGSYRDRMKFRLAETYLLLCEARLGLNDISGAREAINILRRRAHTREITDSEMTVDFLLDERIRELVGEESRRFTLVRTGKLLERTRKYNTESGPVMRDYHVLWPIPQSIIDSNTGAEFPQNNGYQ; the protein is encoded by the coding sequence ATGAAAAATTATATATCAAAAGCAATTCTTGCCCTTTTAGTGGCTCTTTCTGCTACTAGCTGTTCTAATTTTCTGGATGAAGAACTTAAAAGTGAGTTGGCTCCAGACAATACATATACAAGTTCTTATGGATTTGAAGTCGGTTCTTCTGGACTTTATGCTGAAGCACGTTCAGAATATAATACATGGGGCGAAAATAGTGCATTTATGCATAATGCAGCTTGTCCTTATGAAGCTCTCCAGATTGCAACAGATATTGCCACTATGGGTACTAAAGACGGATCAATACAACCTTTCGGATATCTGACATTGACTCCCAATACAGGTATTGTAGGTTCTTATTGGAATTGGGCTTACAGTTTGATTGCAGGAGCCAATGAAATGTTGCGATATTCAGAAATAAATACAAATTGGAGCAAAAACACAGACAAGGCACTATATCAAGCAGAATCACGATTTTTCCGTGCTTATGCCTATCGCACACTGGTTTATTTGTATGGGGATGTTCCTTATGTTGACAAAATTCAAGACCAGTTCAGAACAGACTTTACTCGTACACCGAAAGATGAAGTCATTTTACACATGATAGAAGACTTGAAATTTGCCGTTGAAAACCTACCAGAAAATCCTGATGCTGTTAAAGTCGGCAAATTGACAAAATGGGCGGCAGAACATCTGTTGAGTGAAGTTTATCTTATGCAAGGTGATTATGCAAAAGCCGAAATTGCAGCTGAAAACGTTATTAATAGCGGCTATTTCCACTTGATGGAAAATCGCTTTGGTGGAAAAGTGAATAGTAAAGGTGATGTATTCTCTGATCTGTTTGTTGAAAACAACCAAAATCGTTCTTCTGGTAATATGGAAAGTATCTGGGTAATGCAGTTCGAATATAACACAACAGGGGGGGGGACCAATTCCGACGACTGGACACGCCGTGCTTGGGAACCCAAGTATTCTGAAATCACCGGTTTCGTATTGGCTGATTCTTTGGGTGGTCGTGGACTATCTCAGTTAGTACCTATGAAATGGTGGATTGGCAAAGACAGTGGTTTCTTTGATGAGAATGATATCCGTAATTCGGAGTATAATATCAAACGTAACTGGTATTATAATAATGCAAAAACAAATCTTTATGGTAAGAAAGCCGAGATTACAGATGCAACTTGGTTTACAACCTTCCGTCTTTATCCGGCCTTGACGAAGTTTTTTTATGGACGTTCTGAGAATCTCTCCTTAACAGGCTCTTACCGTGATCGAATGAAGTTCCGCCTTGCTGAAACTTATCTTTTGCTTTGCGAAGCAAGATTAGGGCTGAATGATATCTCTGGTGCCCGTGAAGCCATCAATATTTTACGCCGTCGTGCACATACTCGTGAAATTACGGATAGTGAAATGACAGTAGATTTCTTGCTGGACGAACGTATTCGTGAATTGGTTGGTGAAGAGTCACGTCGCTTTACTTTGGTACGAACAGGAAAATTGTTAGAACGTACTCGTAAGTATAATACCGAATCAGGACCAGTTATGCGTGATTATCATGTGTTGTGGCCTATTCCTCAAAGTATTATCGACTCGAATACTGGAGCCGAATTTCCACAAAATAATGGATATCAATAA